One Pelagicoccus enzymogenes DNA segment encodes these proteins:
- a CDS encoding mechanosensitive ion channel family protein, giving the protein MISHLIPPIAQASSDGTAISDSSEASKQFTESIVSFATEYGMNVLGAILILIVGNVLAKFISKKISGLILKKHPEEPSLASIAKQVFYVALMIVVIIVVLGKFGVETASLIAVLGTAGLAIGLALQGTLSNIAAGVMILFLKPFRAGNAIKVGGGDVYLVDEIGLFVTKAHQPDCPKVMIPNSKIWGSIIVNFSDTVASQRRFDITFGISYDDDINKALQILEDLAASDARVLKDPAPFIKVDSLGDSSVNILFRVQTMASDWWPAKLELTKAGKEALEAGGCTIPFPQRDVHMISGSAEAAS; this is encoded by the coding sequence ATGATAAGTCATCTCATCCCACCCATCGCCCAGGCAAGCTCAGACGGAACTGCGATCAGCGACTCGAGCGAAGCGTCCAAGCAATTCACTGAAAGCATCGTGTCATTCGCTACTGAATACGGCATGAATGTTCTCGGAGCCATCCTCATCCTGATCGTGGGCAACGTTCTGGCGAAGTTCATCTCCAAGAAGATCTCAGGCCTGATCCTCAAGAAGCATCCCGAAGAACCGTCGCTTGCTTCCATCGCCAAGCAGGTTTTCTACGTCGCCTTGATGATCGTGGTCATCATCGTGGTGCTCGGAAAATTCGGAGTGGAAACGGCGAGCTTGATCGCGGTGCTGGGTACTGCGGGTCTGGCAATTGGATTGGCCCTGCAAGGTACCTTGAGCAACATCGCCGCAGGCGTGATGATTCTCTTCCTAAAACCGTTCCGGGCCGGCAACGCCATCAAGGTCGGAGGAGGGGACGTTTACCTCGTCGACGAAATCGGCCTTTTCGTAACCAAAGCCCACCAGCCAGACTGCCCCAAGGTCATGATTCCTAACTCAAAAATCTGGGGCAGCATCATCGTCAATTTTTCCGATACGGTCGCCTCCCAGCGCCGCTTCGATATCACCTTTGGCATTTCCTACGACGACGACATCAACAAGGCCCTGCAGATCCTGGAAGACCTCGCCGCTTCCGACGCCCGCGTGCTCAAGGATCCCGCGCCTTTCATCAAGGTCGACAGCCTTGGCGATTCCTCGGTGAACATCCTATTCCGCGTTCAAACGATGGCTTCCGACTGGTGGCCTGCCAAGCTAGAGCTGACCAAGGCCGGCAAGGAAGCCCTCGAAGCCGGTGGCTGCACCATCCCGTTCCCACAAAGGGATGTGCACATGATCAGCGGCAGTGCCGAAGCGGCGAGTTAA